Proteins encoded within one genomic window of Pseudodesulfovibrio senegalensis:
- a CDS encoding LysR family transcriptional regulator, with the protein MELYQLRTFVIVAEEGHLTRAAERLFASQPTVSSHIKALERELGVPLFLRTPRGMRLTETGRRLRDRAANILKGAEDLRREAQVLSKQLVGDVRLGLNTDAEFLRVVPLITTLADVHPGLNLQFVQSSSGAIQEELKSGTLDGGFIFGEPRTRDIVAIPLLETQFYGAYPASWEEEVGSAPMERLAHVPWIHTAKDCPCQSLLDRLFDANGLKIAKTTEVDGDEVTKVLVASGKGMALLREDEIAAANRSGHEGHEVRYRELEGISLNLCFAHLRRRESDPVMQAVVRTALRVWAKKDETPS; encoded by the coding sequence CTTTCGTGATCGTGGCCGAAGAGGGCCACCTGACCCGGGCCGCGGAACGGCTTTTCGCCAGCCAGCCCACGGTCAGTTCGCACATCAAGGCGCTGGAAAGGGAACTGGGCGTGCCCCTGTTCCTGCGCACCCCACGGGGCATGCGCCTGACCGAAACCGGCCGCAGGCTGCGCGATCGCGCCGCAAACATCCTCAAGGGTGCCGAAGACCTCAGACGCGAGGCACAGGTGTTGAGCAAACAGCTGGTGGGGGATGTGCGCCTGGGCCTGAACACGGACGCGGAATTCCTGCGCGTCGTGCCGCTCATCACAACGCTGGCCGATGTCCATCCGGGCCTGAACCTGCAATTCGTGCAGAGTTCCAGCGGCGCCATACAGGAAGAGCTCAAAAGCGGCACGCTGGACGGAGGGTTCATTTTCGGCGAACCGCGAACCCGGGACATCGTGGCCATTCCCCTGCTGGAAACGCAATTCTACGGGGCATACCCGGCAAGCTGGGAGGAGGAAGTGGGCAGCGCGCCCATGGAACGGCTGGCCCATGTGCCGTGGATCCACACGGCCAAGGACTGTCCGTGCCAATCATTGCTGGACCGCCTGTTCGACGCCAACGGCCTCAAGATAGCCAAAACCACGGAAGTGGACGGTGACGAGGTCACCAAGGTGCTGGTGGCCTCGGGCAAAGGCATGGCGCTTTTGCGCGAGGACGAAATAGCGGCCGCCAACCGTTCCGGCCATGAAGGGCACGAGGTGCGCTACAGGGAATTGGAGGGCATCAGCCTGAACCTGTGCTTTGCGCACCTGCGCCGCCGCGAATCCGACCCCGTGATGCAGGCGGTCGTCCGTACGGCCCTGCGCGTCTGGGCGAAAAAGGACGAAACGCCTAGCTGA